GGCCCAGCGGTTCTTGCGCAACATCAGCATGATCAAGCATGCCCATCCAGTCATGGAGTCCCTGGCGAGGAAGCACGATGAGGCAGTGTATATGACTGTCCTGCGCGGAAGCGAGGTGCTTTTTCTCGATATGGTTGACTGCGACCAGCAGATCAAGGCCGAATCTTTTGTCGGCAAAAGATTTCCATTTTTCACCAATGCCGCGGGTAAGGCAATCAAAGCAATGGAATCAAAGGATGTGTTGGAAAAATATTTTCATCACCGGCGCAAGGAGATCCCGAATCAGTTAGGACTGGAAGCAGAGCTTGAGCTGATCCGCGAGAAGGGCGTTGCTGTGGATATAGGGGGGCTTGGCGAGGGAATTGTCAGTGTTGCCGTGGCAGTAAGGGATTATGCCGGGAAGGTGGTCGGCGCCATTGCCATGCTCGGTCCCTCCTTCCGAATGGTGGCAGGGCGACTGGAAAATGAAATTATTCCTTCATTGTGTGAAGGGGCTGAAATGCTTTCCATGAAATTTGGTTATGCCAAAATGTGAATTTAATGTGCATCATTGATTAACAAATCAACGAAAGGGGGGCTGCATCAAGGTTTAATGTTGTTTGAAGCGGAGTCGCTTCCTCCAAATGGTTAAATTACTAATGAAAGGAGTAACTACCATGGCAGAAAAACAGTATGATTGGGGGGCTATAGCCAAAAACCCAAAATTTGTCGAACTCCACCACAAAAAGACAACATTTCTTTTTGGCTGGTGGATATTCTCGTCGGTGTTTTATTTCCTCCTCCCCATCGGCGCAGCGTACACACCTGGTCTTTTCAAAATCAAGATCATCAGCAACATCAACTTTGGTTATTTGTTCGCTCTTTCCCAGTTCTTCGTTTCCTGGGGAATAGCTATGTATTATGCGCATGTTGCCAATAAGGACTTCGACCGGCTCACCCGTGAACTGGTCGATGAGCTCAAGTAAAGGGGGACGACATAGATGAAAAAACTACTCGTAGGATTAGCGTTAGCCCTTTCCGTGGGCTCAATGGCTTTCGCAGAGGAGCAGAAAGCTCCTGCCGGGGCAGTCGCTGCACCGGCCGCCCAGACAGCCACTCCGGCATCTTCTACAGCTCCTGCAGCTATGCAGGCAGTGCCCGCTCCTGCTGCCAAGCCTGCCAGTGACGGCAAGCTCAAGGCGAACCCGAAAGTCACCATCCCGATCTTCCTGATCATCATCGGTGCTACAATGTGCGTAGTCGTCTGGTCTGCAAAGCGGACCAAGTCTGCTGCAGATTTTTATACCGCTGGCGGCGGCATCACCGGCACACAGAACGGTTGGGCTATTGCCGGTGATTACATGTCGGCCGCTTCCTTTCTGGGTATATCCGGCATGATCTCCCTGTATGGCTATGACGGGTTCATGTACTCGGTCGGCTGGCTGGTGGCCTACATCACGGTCCTTCTGATCGTCGCCGAACCATGCCGTAACGCAGGCAAGTACACCCTGGGCGATATCCTTTCCTTCCGCACCGAGCCCAAACCTGTCCGTGCTGTGGCTGCTATCTCCGTTGTTGCGGTCTCCACCTTCTATCTCACCGCGCAAATGGTAGGTGCCGGCAAACTGATGCAGCTTCTTCTCGGGATCAATTACAAATTTGCCATCATCGGCGTCGGTATTCTGATGGTCGGCTATGTTGTTTTCGGCGGCATGACCGCCACCACCTGGGTACAGATCATCAAGGCCGGCCTGCTTATGACCGGTGCTGCAATTCTTTCATTGCTGGTAATGATCAAATCGAATATGAACCCGATTCAGTTCTTTAATGATATCGCAACTAATCCCAATATTGCAGATCATGTGAAATTGCTGCCGATCTATCTGAAAGAGCTCGATGCAGGCACTGCCACGGCGGATGCCGGCCAGCGTTTCCTGGAGCCGGGCCTGTTCCTCACCAACCCGCTCGACCAGATCTCTCTCGGTATGGCACTGGTCCTCGGTACTGCCGGTATGCCGCACATCCTTATGCGCTTTTTCACCGTACCGACTGCCCAGGCAGCTCGTAAATCGGTTATCGTTGCCATGTGGATCATTGGTTCCTTCTACATTCTTACTACGCTGCTCGGGTTCGGTGCTGCGATCCACCTCAGTCCGCAGGGGATCCAGAAGGTTGACAAAGGCGGCAACATGGCTGCCATGATGTTGGCCAAGGCCATGGGGGGGGATATCTCTCCGTTTGTCGGCGATCTGCTGCTGGCCTTCCTCTGTGCTGTTGCCTTCGCCACCATCCTGGCGGTTGTCTCCGGTCTGGTTCTGGCAGCTTCCGCAGCCATTGCCCATGACATCTATGTCAACGTGATCAAAGACGGGCATGCCGACCAGCATGAGCAGGTCATGGCAGCCAGGATAACCTCTCTGGTTGTCGGTGCCATGGGTATCGTTATCGGTATCGCGGCAGAAAAACAAAACGTCGCCCATCTTGTTGCACTTGCCTTTGCAGTTGCTTCATCAGGTAACCTGCCTGTTGTTGTCCTTTCGCTCTTCTGGAGAAAGTTCAACACCGCGGGTGTCATTTCCGGACTGCTTGTCGGCACCATTGCTTCCATCGGCCTGGTTATGGTTTCTCCCAACATGACCTACCCGAACAAGGTGGCTGATGATGCCAAGAAGGCCTACACCTTGCTGGAGAAGGAAATTGCCGCTGGCAAGGTGGCTCCGGATGCGATGGATAAAACCTTGAAGACCATCGCGGAGAAAAAGGATGTTGAAGTCAAGAATCGTGGCGGCAAATCAATGATGGGTCTGGAAAAACCTCTCTTCACCCTGAAAAATCCAGGCATCATCTCCATTCCTCTTGGATTCATGGCTGCTATTTTGGGCGCTCTTGCCTTCCCCAGCCGCCGTTCGGAAGAAATGTTCGACGAGATCTACGTCCGCCAGAATACCGGCATTGGTATGGCCAAGGCTATAGATCACTAATCAAACGCTTTTACATGTGATAGGATTGGGGGAGGCTTCGGCCTTCCCCATTTTTTATGGATCTAACATGCCCTCACAGAATGTCATGACAGAAGAGTCCCCTGAAGCGGTCGTCAATACCGCCATGGAGCAGGTGTTGCGTTTTCTTCCCTTACTGGAAAGGGAAGAATCCTTGCGCTTTCTCCGTTTTTTGTCAGAAAACGTCAATGGTGAAATAGACAGAATAAATACTTTTTCAACCCGTGAGATCGAACTACGGCAACGGGCTTCAGTTGAAACAGACTTTGCAGTCCTCACGGAAATCCATGACGCTCTGAACGAGCTTGAGCTGGAGAGGTTTCTCAAGACCCTTTCGGTACCGGCGCTGCACAGGAACTGCACAGACTATAGGGATCTTCTGGCGGGGCGGGTCCTGGAATTGGTCAGCCAGGAGATGGAACGATCGGGTAAGGGAGCTCCACCGTTATCATTTGCCCTGATAAGCATGGGAAGCGATGGCCGGGAAGAGCAGACGCTGATAACCGACCAGGATTACCTTATCGTTTATGAAGACGGTGGCGGTGAGGCCGCCGACAACTATTTCAGGGAATTCTCGGAACTTCTGGTGGAGAAACTTGCCGAGGTGGGCTTCAAGAAATGCACCGGCGATATCATGCCCACCAACCAGACCTGGAGAGGTTCCCTTGCCCAATGGAAAAGGCGTCTTCTCGCCATCGTCCGCTATGAGTTTGCAGACTACGCTAAAAATCTCATGGATTTGATCGTCCTTTCCGACGCCCGCTATGTGGCCGGCGAGCGAGAGCTGGCCGACCAGCTGGTTTCCACCATTCGCGCCTTTCAGCAGGATTACTTTCAGGTTTTATGGGGGATGGCCAAGGCCGCCACCGAAATGAAACTTGCTTTGGGCTTCCTGAAGAGGCTCTGGACCGAAGGATCGGGAGATCATAAGGGAGAATTCAACCTCAAGCTGCTCGCCTGGGCGCCGCTGGTCATGAATGTGCGCATCCTGGCCATCAATCAGGCAATTCCTGCAACCAACACCCTGCAGCGAATAGAATTTCTTGAAAAGGAAAAGAGCCTTTCGCATACCATGGCCATCGGCTTGAAAGATGCCTACCATATTCTTACCAGACATCGGATTCTGCTCCAGATCAAGGTGATAAAGGGAATCGAAAAGGACTCTTACCATCTGAACCCTTATCAGCTGCCGACGGAAGAGCGTGAGCGTATCCGGCACGCCCTGCTGCGCATCGAGGAACTTCAGAAGACTATCCATGTGAATTTCTCCATCATGTAGTCCGGTAGATTTCCCGCAAGATCTCAATCGCCATCGGGTTGATCCCTGTTTGCTGCCGGTTGTGACAAATGGCTGGATTTTTTTTTCGTGTATACATAATATGCCCTGAATCCCCGTAGATTTGGACCCTCATGCATAGATACCTTTTCAAATTCATGAATAACCTGCGGCTTCGCTGGAAGCTGCTGGTGGTGGTTCTGCCGCTGGTTGTCATTCCCATCTTCCTCGTTGGCGGAGTGATCGGCTATATTTCCACCCAGCAGGCCTATCTGGGCATAACCCAGACCAGTAAGGCTGATTTGGAGCACATGGCCAGCTTCACCATTGATCTTCTCAAGTCTCACCATCAGCAATTTCAGGTCTACAAGCA
This region of Geotalea daltonii FRC-32 genomic DNA includes:
- a CDS encoding IclR family transcriptional regulator, whose protein sequence is MDREKSSYAVQSVENALDILEVLADEIHDGTLPYLAGKLGISRNKTFRLLATLEGRGLVEKDEWSGNYHLGVTTVELAQRFLRNISMIKHAHPVMESLARKHDEAVYMTVLRGSEVLFLDMVDCDQQIKAESFVGKRFPFFTNAAGKAIKAMESKDVLEKYFHHRRKEIPNQLGLEAELELIREKGVAVDIGGLGEGIVSVAVAVRDYAGKVVGAIAMLGPSFRMVAGRLENEIIPSLCEGAEMLSMKFGYAKM
- a CDS encoding DUF485 domain-containing protein — protein: MAEKQYDWGAIAKNPKFVELHHKKTTFLFGWWIFSSVFYFLLPIGAAYTPGLFKIKIISNINFGYLFALSQFFVSWGIAMYYAHVANKDFDRLTRELVDELK
- a CDS encoding solute symporter family protein, producing MKKLLVGLALALSVGSMAFAEEQKAPAGAVAAPAAQTATPASSTAPAAMQAVPAPAAKPASDGKLKANPKVTIPIFLIIIGATMCVVVWSAKRTKSAADFYTAGGGITGTQNGWAIAGDYMSAASFLGISGMISLYGYDGFMYSVGWLVAYITVLLIVAEPCRNAGKYTLGDILSFRTEPKPVRAVAAISVVAVSTFYLTAQMVGAGKLMQLLLGINYKFAIIGVGILMVGYVVFGGMTATTWVQIIKAGLLMTGAAILSLLVMIKSNMNPIQFFNDIATNPNIADHVKLLPIYLKELDAGTATADAGQRFLEPGLFLTNPLDQISLGMALVLGTAGMPHILMRFFTVPTAQAARKSVIVAMWIIGSFYILTTLLGFGAAIHLSPQGIQKVDKGGNMAAMMLAKAMGGDISPFVGDLLLAFLCAVAFATILAVVSGLVLAASAAIAHDIYVNVIKDGHADQHEQVMAARITSLVVGAMGIVIGIAAEKQNVAHLVALAFAVASSGNLPVVVLSLFWRKFNTAGVISGLLVGTIASIGLVMVSPNMTYPNKVADDAKKAYTLLEKEIAAGKVAPDAMDKTLKTIAEKKDVEVKNRGGKSMMGLEKPLFTLKNPGIISIPLGFMAAILGALAFPSRRSEEMFDEIYVRQNTGIGMAKAIDH
- a CDS encoding putative nucleotidyltransferase substrate binding domain-containing protein, producing the protein MPSQNVMTEESPEAVVNTAMEQVLRFLPLLEREESLRFLRFLSENVNGEIDRINTFSTREIELRQRASVETDFAVLTEIHDALNELELERFLKTLSVPALHRNCTDYRDLLAGRVLELVSQEMERSGKGAPPLSFALISMGSDGREEQTLITDQDYLIVYEDGGGEAADNYFREFSELLVEKLAEVGFKKCTGDIMPTNQTWRGSLAQWKRRLLAIVRYEFADYAKNLMDLIVLSDARYVAGERELADQLVSTIRAFQQDYFQVLWGMAKAATEMKLALGFLKRLWTEGSGDHKGEFNLKLLAWAPLVMNVRILAINQAIPATNTLQRIEFLEKEKSLSHTMAIGLKDAYHILTRHRILLQIKVIKGIEKDSYHLNPYQLPTEERERIRHALLRIEELQKTIHVNFSIM